In Leishmania braziliensis MHOM/BR/75/M2904 WGS CADA00000000 data, contig 1, whole genome shotgun sequence, one genomic interval encodes:
- the GP63-2 gene encoding GP63, leishmanolysin: MDVSQRGGRRARAPAPWPAVVRFLLATSQRVTLSPAQHASAGRPRLRHSPSSDTRPIRGWKGQPEGVGPRLLLVAAARPWGAREAAACGAPRPCFPLGPSAPHSFSALPPPRYLVHAARTTTVHLPLSLRSAPPPLHTLARTRSTTGTASMSRDRSSTPRRRSDAARLMRLAAAGLVMAVGAAAVWAQAAGHHCIHDKLQARVLQSVAQQHRPPGSVSALGLPYVSADWALADSTSPSVAHSADWGTLRILLSVEDLNDPDYYCSYVGQLVNNHAGALDMCKAEDILTDAKRNTLVGSIIPQALQLHTERLKVRQVQGSWKVTGMTGDVCGTFKVPEAHVTVGVSNADFVLYVASVPSKPGVMAWAVMCQAFFDDRPAVGVINIPAAYIRSAYDQIMLRSVTHEMAHALGFDLLLFEESDLLDEVNNLRGRDYEVPVLNSPTVVAKAREQYGCPTLTFLEVEDTGDGSTAGSHLKRRNAKDELMAPVMGAGYYTALTMATFEDFGFYRVDFTKAEVMPWGRALQLRLHHQEVHGGQHHAVAGDVLQLHREFVSVPHPPP, from the coding sequence ATGGACGTGAgccagaggggaggaaggcgagcacgcgccCCTGCGCCATGGCCGGCAGTCGTGCGCTTCCTTCTCGCGACCTCCCAGAgagtcaccctctcccccgcccagCACGCGTCAGCAGGGCGCCCTCGCCTACGGcactcgccgtcctccgacACGCGCCCTATTCGGGGCTGGAAAGGgcagccggagggcgtggggCCGCGTCTGTTGCTcgtggccgccgcccgcCCTTGGGGTGCGCGGGAGGCCGCGGCGTGCGGGGCACCTCGCCCCTGCTTCCCTCTAGggccctccgcccctcactctttctccgccctcccccctcctcgctaTCTCGTCCACGCTgcccgcaccaccaccgtccacctccccctatcgctgcgcagcgccccTCCGCCCTTACACACCCTggcacgcacccgcagcaccaccggcacTGCCAGCATGTCccgcgaccgcagcagcacgccccggcgccgcagcgacgccgcacgcctgatgcggctcgccgcagcgggcctcgtcatggccgtcggtgccgccgccgtgtgggcgcaggccgccggccatcactgcatccacgacaagctgcaggcccgcgtgctgcagtcggtggcgcagcagcacaggcctCCCGGCAGCGTCTCGGCCCTCGGTCTGCCCTACGTGTCCGCCGACTGGGCGCTGGCCGacagcacgtcgccgagTGTCGCGCACTCCGCGGACtggggcacgctgcgcatTCTTTTATCAGTCGAAGATCTCAACGACCCCGACTACTACTGCTCCTACGTTGGGCAGCTTGTGAACAACCACGCTGGCGCTCTCGACATGTGCAAAGCCGAGGACATCCTCACGGACGCGAAGCGCAATACACTTGTCGGCTCCATCAtcccgcaggcgctgcagctgcacacggaGCGGCTgaaggtgaggcaggtgcagggcagctggaaggtgaccggcatgacgggcgaCGTGTGCGGCACCTTCAAGGTACCGGAGGCACACGTCACGGTAGGCGTCAGCAACGCcgacttcgtgctgtacgtTGCCTCGGTACCGAGCAAGCCGGGCGTGATGGCGTGGGCTGTAATGTGCCAGGCGTTCTTTGACGACCGACCTGCCGTGGGTGTCATCAACATCCCTGCGGCCTACATTCGGTCAGCCTACGACCAAATTATGCTGCGCTCCGTGACGCACGAGAtggcgcacgccctcggcttcgacctcctccttttcgAAGAATCGGATCTCCTTGATGAGGTGAACAACTTGCGTGGGAGGGACTACGAAGTTCCTGTGCTCAACAGCCCCACGGTggtggccaaggcgcgcgagcagtacggctgcCCCACCTTGACGTttctggaggtggaggataCGGGTGATGGTTCTACTGCCGGCTCGCATCTTAAGAggcgcaacgccaaggaCGAGCTCATGGCGCCTGTAATGGGCGCGGGGTACTACACCGCCCTGACCATGGCCACCTTCGAGGACTTCGGCTTCTACCGGGTTGACTTCACCaaggccgaggtgatgccgtggggCCGAGCACTCCAGCTGCGACTTCATCACCAAGAAGTGCATGGAGGACaacatcacgcagtggccgGAGATGTTCTGCAACTCCACCGAGAGTTCGTATCTGTGCCCCACCCACCGCCTTAA
- the GP63-1 gene encoding GP63, leishmanolysin, translating into MAEVLRMGRNASYDFLTNKCMEDNITQWPEMFCNTTERRYRCPTDRLRMGTCGIRTYSTPMPTYFQYFTNAFLGGFSAFLDYCPFIVGYSNGACNQDPSTASPSLQAFNVFSDAARCFDGVFQPRNSNARSEPNNALCANVMCDTAARTYSVQVRGSSGYVACTPGESIDLATLSAAFVNGSYITCAPYVEVCQANIKGVIDFERDAADTAAMRQWSERMYVLATVTAVLLGIVLAAMAGLVVGLLVISLS; encoded by the coding sequence ATGGCGGAGGTGTTGCGAATGGGCCGGAACGCCAGCTACGACTTCCTCACGAATAAGTGCATGGAGGACaacatcacgcagtggccgGAGATGTTCTGCAACACCACGGAGAGGCGGTATCGGTGCCCCACCGACCGGCTGAGGATGGGGACGTGCGGTATACGCACCTATAGCACCCCGATGCCGACGTACTTCCAGTACTTCACCAATGCCTTTCTCGGCGGGTTCTCAGCATTCCTGGACTACTGCCCGTTCATCGTGGGCTACAGCAATGGTGCTTGCAATCAGGACCCATCGACGGCATCGCCTTCTTTGCAGGCCTTCAacgtcttctccgacgcggcgcgctgcttcgaTGGCGTCTTTCAGCCGAGGAACAGTAATGCTCGCTCTGAGCCAAACAACGCCTTGTGCGCCAACGTGATGTgcgacacggcggcgcgcacgtacagcgtccaggtgcgcggcagcagcggctacgtcgcatgcacgccgggcgAGAGCATTGACCTGGCCACCTtgagcgccgccttcgtgaATGGCAGCTACATCACGTGCGCGccgtacgtggaggtgtgccaggccAACATCAAGGGAGTCATAGACTTcgagagagacgctgccgacacagcggcgatgcgacAGTGGAGTGAAAGGATGTATGTATTGgccactgtgacggctgtgctgctagggatagtgctcgctgccatggcaggcCTCGTGGTGGGGCTGCTTGTTATCAGCCTTTCCTGA